The Chrysemys picta bellii isolate R12L10 chromosome 10, ASM1138683v2, whole genome shotgun sequence genome segment AAATGCTTGTCCGAAATGGAGTTTTAGAAAGAGCTATGAAAAATATTGGCACTATGTaaataattaaacaaataaaatggaTACAACATCATTACAGGATGAAGTATCTTCAGCAGTGTTTCCTCTCTCCCTTTTTAGGGCAAGAGGGTGAGTGTTACTAGTTGCAAAAACGCATGAATCATTAAGAGTGATAATTTTAGAAGTGCTCACTGTTGGGCTAATTGCTCCCAGTGAAGCcattgggagcagagttaggccaacattgagtgcttttgaaaacccctcCATAAAATGTCGTATTTGGACAAAAATATCAAACCGACGCTGCCATTTTCACAATTTGATGTCAATTAGGTCATGGGAATGTAGATCTCCATCTAAatgttggcaaaaacaaaaacacttccaAAGTTGTAAGGTAACTTCTGACATTTAAAAATTGATTAACTTAATCCAGAAATATTAATATAGCCAAATGGGAGAAAAACTGAACTTAACTGCacaattttgaatgttttctgcCTTTTTCACTACCATCTCTATGTATTACTCTATATTATTGTAGTACTGTAGTTCTTCTGCTGGGAAACATCAGAAGATAGCATATTTCAGTGAGTAGTATTATTTACTATGcttgttttttccccatgtagTGCTATATATTAGTTTCCATGGCTATGTGAATATAACTATTCACAAGTTTATCTTTAGTAACAATTCTAGCAGTTGCCATTTAGTTATTCTACACGATAACTTAGCTTTCCAAGCTGATGATATCTGCTGGAAGAAAAGTGTAAACTATTGTTTTgatctttcattttgttgattaAAAGTGAATTTAACAATTGTGTAATATGTGACAATGTATGACATCTTTTTACTTCGATAAAATTAATCCTTAGTGTAAACCTTGAGCAAAGTACTTGTAACTGAAGTAATTTTGGTGAAATGTTTTCTGAAATAGGCGTCTGTTACCAATATTATTTCACACAAGTAAACTTTTGAAACAGATAACTTACTTATTTATCTTGATCTATAGTTTCCCCCTTTCTCCAAGTAAACTCTCCTGCTATGTTGCTTCTTCGAATCATGCTGTTGGTGTGATCTGGCCCTAGAACTAGCTAAGGAAACTGGATCACCTCAGGGTATCTCTGTGGTGTTGAGATGATGTAGGGGTTTTTATGCAGTTCTCCCTCCTTGCTGCCAGAGTAGCAGCAAAGAGGTTGCACCACTGAGATGCTGTTGTGTCATGCGTATCCTGGATACACTTTCAGTAGCTGCCTGAAGATTGTTCTACCTGGATTCTGGTGGAATAGCTCTGCACATAGTCTGCAGTAGGATCAAGGGAACCCTGGTCCTGTGCTGTGAAGATTAGCCATACTCCAGGATCTGGCCAATTAACTGAATTAATGTTGAGGAGTTGAAATATGTTCTCCAgtaagtttgagtcacaagaatTGTGTGCAAGGAAGTAATGTTTTGTGTTAACTCATGGGCTCAATAATGTATCATTCACAAGCTTCCATTCCAACCACTTTTTTTTGCATCTTCCGACAGACAACAAAGAACAGATATTATCTACCTTGGAATAATGGCATACTTCCAATTTCACAGTACATGATACAGTGATTTTATTCGGACAACTGTCTACTCATGGACAAAGAGAGCCGCAGTGTGTCTAATTCTTTCTAACGTTTGCAAAATATAATAGTATGAAAATTATTTCTTGTACCAAAGAAAATCAGAATTTTCCCCAAAGCTGACTGCTTCACACCTTACAGCATTCAGTGAAAAGTAGCTATTATTGCTCTGGTATAAAGACACATCATCAAGCACACAATGCATGGCACACTGATTTTATAATGGTTGTTTTCTACTGGCTGTGATCAGAGACCCCTTTTGTCTCTGTGTATggttcttttttttaatgcttataaTATTGAATGCTACATCACAAAGAAGCTGAATTTTTACTTTTACAGAATTGCTGCTACGGTTCATTACCAACAGTGTATGATCctaaaaccaaataaaaatacttttcatACAAGCAAGAAGTACTGTGTGTGTAGCTTAAGGAAGGTGTGTATATTATTCTAGCTTTTACCAATTTTCTTCTGCAAGCAAAGCAAACTAAGAAGCAAGGTATGGGAACCGTATTCATAGATTTAATGTTTCCTCAACTCAAAGCTCTGTTAGAAAAGGAGCCATCTGTACAAGGCAGATGTTGAAATCCCAGTCTTATAAACACTGTATCAGTGCCAAAGTGAAGCTCGCCACAccctcatttaaaaatcattgtcTGAGCTAAGGATATTGCATTATGTGTTGTTTTTTAAGTCCATTAAACAATACTACAACTGTGATGATAACACTTCTCcattcattcatagattcattcTAGCAGTCTTTAATGCATATCTATCTAATGAATAGAGCTGACTGAATTATTCATCcagtacaaattaaaaaataacagaCTTATTTTTGTGAGCCGATTCTCCTTTCTGTGAATATATTTATCTGTGTCTGCTGAATAGTTCAGATAAACAATGGGTTCAGCCTATGGATTGATCATAATTGGTTCACTTCAACTGTTTGCTATTTGTGGTATGTAAATAGTCATCttggtcacatggtattgtttttcTCCCTGTTTATAGGGCTGAATCCTTTTAAACGGAAAAACAAGAAATTACTAGTAATTAAAAAAAGTATAATTTTGTTTGCATGCACAAACCCATGTATTTTTATGAAGAACTGTCATTCATCAAACATTTATGTGAACAAAAAGCTGTCCATGCCTATTTGAAAAGAGCAAATAAAAAGGGGCACAAACATGGTCAAACAAAGTGCCACTTGAGAAGATTATTTGTTTTTGCGGTATTCAACTAGCTCTGATCCCAAAGACAATGGTGCATGAAGATGAAGTGtagctatattttaaaatgtattaatagtATGAAAGTAACTTTTTTAGTTTCACCAGCTTAATGGTTGAAGCGATCTTAAATAGCAAAGAAAACAATGTCAGTATTTATTAAGCTGCACATTTATGCAGGTTTTAACCTTTACATTTTAGTCTTTCTTTTGGAACGGATTTTGTCTCTAGTTGTAGTATTCTTGCTTCAGATGGGTCTGTCTATTTGAAATTGTTTTCAGATGTCAAGAACAAAATTAAAGATGTTGGCACAGGTTGTCACAGATCAGGGTAGGTCTTTTTATTACTAGGTACCACACATCACCCATCATTTTCAGAATGTCTGGTCTTGAGTGTTAAATGTTAAATCTCATGTGATTGTTGCCCACAGACAAGTATCTAGTAACAGTATTTAAATGTATAATTGTGTGCCTGTGTAGTGTGAATTATTTTGGTCTCCTGTACCCTTCCTACTTGACTAATGACCACTAAAAGTGAACTTTCAGAACAAATATAGAACAAGTCAGGCATGGCCCTGTTGTGTTGATAATATCAATTTGACAGATATATTCTGAATTTTGCCTGCAGCTATTTAAAATGGGAAGCAAAATCTGAAGTGTTTTATGtgagtttttattattattattgcttgtAGAGGCTAGCATTGCACTCATTTCATCAAAGAAAAACAGCCTTTCTTGTAATGTACTTGTGGTCCTGTTGACTCCCAGCTGGAATAATGTATTTTAGTGTACCTTCATATAACTTTACTGATTAAGAGTTTACCTGCAATAATGCACAGGATCCATTTTCTTTTACAGTATTATAAACCAGTGGCCAAAAGGCCAGATGGAATAAATATTATGTTTATGCTGATTATCAGCAAAATTTGTTGGCTGGCAGCAATAAAGAGGGGTTACTAAAGTCACTCCAGAGCTTTGTGTACACAATTTCATTATTTTGGCATCTAAAGATAAAATCTGCTCTGgtcatattttattttgttcaacATGTAAATCACTTAAGCAAGCTTTCTCCCCCCCTACCCCAATAAAGCTATATTTGATACTTGTAAACTATGGAGTACAGTTATACAAATAGCAGATTGTGGCCAGATGTCGCAAGCTGAGAAGAAACACATGTAGAAAACTATATAATGCAATTTAACGTATGTTGCTTTAATTTAAAACTTACCAATTTTGTTGTTAGCCTCCTGATTTGGCACTTGTCCAATACGTGTTTTCTGTAATCATAGAACATGCCAATTTAATGTATTTGCACCTGAAACCAATTTCAAAACTGCCACCTGTTTAGTATTGCCTCAGGATGttaagcaaacaaaaaaagcaactaATTTACATTCTAGTGAACCAATAATAATGTGTTATTATTTCAGTCTGTTTTATTTTAGATCAGGCACAAAGATTTCTGGGTAAGCATGTATTTTCAAAGATCTAACAATTAGATACTGAATTGTTTGTAGTCAAAGGGAATCTTTTCATAAACCACATGAATATAAGATTAAAGGAGTTGCTTCTCTTGCTGAAAATTGTATAAACAGACAATATTCATATAACactctatattttttttaaaaaagtagataAAGATATTTAGAATGTGAAGTAATTTTAAGATGGTTCAattttcaggcctggtctacactaggcgtttatgtcgaagttagcgccgttaaatcgaattaaccctgcacccgtccacactgcgatgctatttagttcgacatagaggtctctttaattcgacttctgtactcctccccgacgaggggagtagcgctaaattcgacatggccatgtcgaattaggctaggtgtggatggaaatcgacgctaatagctccgggagctatcccacagtgcaccactctgttgacgctctggacagcagtgcgagctcggatgctctgaccagccacacaggaaaagccccgggaaaatttgaatttgaattccttttcctgtctggccagtttgaatctcatttcctgtctggacatcgtggcgagcacagcagcactggcaacgatgcagagctctccagcagtgatggccgtgcagtctgggaatagaaagagagccccagcatggactgatcgtgaagtcttggatctcatcgctgtgtggggcgatgagtccgtgctttccgagctgcgatccaaaagaaggaatgcaaaggtctacgagaagatctctaaagacatggcagagagaggatacagccgggatgcaacgcagtgccgcgtgaaaatcaaggagctgagacaaggctaccagaagaccaaagaggcaaacggacgctccggatcccatccccagacatcccgtttctacgaggcactgcattccatcctcggtgctgccgccaccactaccccaccagtgaccgtggactctgaggatgggatactgtccacggccggttcctcagacatgttaggggacggggaagatgaggaaggagatgaggagggcgaggcagttggcagctctcacaacgctgatttccccgacagccaggatctcttcatcacccttacagagatcccctacgaagcgtccccagccattaccccggacacagaatctggtgaaggatcagccagtaagtgttgtaaacatctaaacatttatttttaacaaaacaggaatattaacaattaaaagaatgggttgttcatgattagtgtgccctaggcgcttaacggtttagtaaggggcagtgcaagttttgaaaagaaatctagcaatgtccggttttcagtgattgtcctgcacaagccgctctactgtgtattccctgctactgcagctacagtaaaatgcggtctatatgtgcggggatagagcagtaatcctcctgggacatctcgatgaagctctcctggaggtaacttgaaagccgttgcatgaggttcttggggagagcggccttattgggtcctccgaagtacgacacgttgccgcgccacgagattatcaggtactcggggatcattgctctgcacagcagggcggcatacggccctggtctttggaggctttcccggagcattctctctttgtcgctctcggagatcctcatcagggtgatgtcggccatggtgacctgcttttaattaggtaggggaatgttagtgttgggactgctttcccgttcctttacagaactgtcaccgctggtttgcagccacgcggtggaggcgggagaggggcagccgaaagggatcattcccggggacagccgcgagggggtgggacaggggcagagttcccgcttgccggattgctggcagcagggactgacattgatttaaatgtgaaatgaggccagtggtaatataaaagttttaaactgccacaagtgtacggcttaccatgtctgcctgcaacagaaattccgttgtgctgcctcgcttctcaaatgtgctgttcaagaccccaggcacagaatgcgaaggccgagaattcgaccttgtgctgagtgcgcatgtgaaaggtgctgtgcatggtcttgttcacagagaaagactatgttctttgttcacaactacatttatctttcagaggaattcactccctttttcccatttccacagccccgtctgcgactgtctcacaacctagcctggaatcacactcccagaggctagcgcggattaggcgtaggaagaagaggacacgggaggacatgttctctgagcttatggcctcttcccaagcccaggcagcacagcagacccagtggcgggagaacttgacccgaatgcaccaagccaacatggatcgggaggagaggtggcggcaggaagaccagcaggcgactcaaacgctgcttggactactgagggagcaaacggacacgctccggcgccttgtggatgttctgcaggaacggaggcaggaggacagagccccgctgcagtccatctctaaccgccctcccccgccaccaagtcccatacccacctcacccaaagtgcaaagaaggagaggcggcagagtccctgctaactctcactccacccctgcagagagctctagtagcagaaggctctcatttcccaaaatttgaaaagttctttccttcccgcctgacacaagcccacgtccaagtttcacctcccaatgccatgtgtagttgataataaaaaattcgtttctgttaactactgtttcaatcatgttcttttggaggaggaggggaaagggggttggaaattggacaggacagtctcctttggcagggtacatagtcgggggcaggcacagcagcagggcacatacacagtgcagtgatgcagtgactagttgccccggttagtctgggaggttgttttgatgtaatgttggggggggtgggttgctctgtgactttgtggcgggggagggcagttacagatcttaagcgccggtccttagacaggatcacagagccacacagcatgggatctgtaaccgtcctccccctgccacaaagtcaaatagacctcccatacacacagtcccgatcaggaggggtgacaggctccgttgaaacaagcatcccaccgcagcggagcctgtcaatccttgagtttagaagctgcattcgcatcacaacactagacccgccccgcaccacagtctgcgtcccagttttaaaaaattcccgctaaaacagtattaaagaaaacggtgtgctttaacaaagtagaactatttttatttcgacacgtgtgttggagggggggtgaagggggtatgtaactggataggatagtcaacattacctgggtaaagaaacgggggcaggtttagcttctcagtacacaaactataaaatcacaggttaccctgctcactcaggaactttgctttcaaagcctcccggatgcacagcgcttcccgctggtctcttctaatcgcccggctgtctggctgtgagtaatcaccagccaggctattttcgtcaacctcccaccccgccataaaggtctcccccttgctctcacagagattgtggagcacacagcaagctgctataacaatggggatattggtttcgctgagatcacagcgagtcagtaagcttctccatctccccttgagacggccaaaagcacactccaccaccattctgcacttgctcagccggtagttgaagagttctttttcagtgtccagggcgccagtatagggcttcatgagcca includes the following:
- the LOC135974075 gene encoding uncharacterized protein LOC135974075; protein product: MQSSPAVMAVQSGNRKRAPAWTDREVLDLIAVWGDESVLSELRSKRRNAKVYEKISKDMAERGYSRDATQCRVKIKELRQGYQKTKEANGRSGSHPQTSRFYEALHSILGAAATTTPPVTVDSEDGILSTAGSSDMLGDGEDEEGDEEGEAVGSSHNADFPDSQDLFITLTEIPYEASPAITPDTESGEGSATPSATVSQPSLESHSQRLARIRRRKKRTREDMFSELMASSQAQAAQQTQWRENLTRMHQANMDREERWRQEDQQATQTLLGLLREQTDTLRRLVDVLQERRQEDRAPLQSISNRPPPPPSPIPTSPKVQRRRGGRVPANSHSTPAESSSSRRLSFPKI